One window of Chryseobacterium sp. JJR-5R genomic DNA carries:
- a CDS encoding thiamine phosphate synthase — translation MEKIQYISQGLTIEEQELNIHNALDHGIKWVQVRWKNAPENEFIRLCETSKKLCSSYEAVCIINDHVQAAKNADADGIHLGLQDASIETARSILGENKIIGGTANTLADVLRRMNESCDYIGLGPLRFTSTKEQLSPVLGFKGYQKIMEELHSKSLKIPRIFAIGGVVAGDVELLQQIGIYGVAVSGQITRQPSVIKKFKTAVQ, via the coding sequence ATGGAAAAAATACAGTATATATCACAGGGACTGACAATCGAAGAGCAGGAACTCAACATTCATAATGCTCTTGATCACGGCATAAAATGGGTACAGGTGCGTTGGAAAAATGCACCTGAAAATGAATTCATACGCCTTTGTGAAACTTCAAAAAAGCTTTGCTCGTCTTATGAGGCGGTCTGTATCATCAACGATCATGTTCAGGCCGCAAAAAATGCAGATGCAGACGGAATTCATTTGGGGCTACAGGATGCTTCTATAGAAACAGCACGTTCTATATTAGGCGAAAATAAAATCATTGGAGGTACGGCCAATACATTGGCAGATGTTCTCCGGAGGATGAATGAATCCTGTGATTATATCGGTCTGGGACCGCTGAGGTTTACCTCAACCAAAGAACAGCTGAGCCCGGTATTGGGCTTTAAAGGCTATCAGAAAATTATGGAGGAATTACATTCCAAATCACTAAAAATTCCCAGAATATTTGCCATCGGCGGGGTGGTTGCAGGGGACGTAGAGCTCCTGCAGCAGATCGGGATCTATGGTGTTGCCGTTTCAGGGCAGATCACCCGGCAGCCATCCGTTATTAAAAAATTTAAAACAGCAGTACAATGA
- a CDS encoding thiamine phosphate synthase, with product MIIVITPEKNVNKETEIINGLFREGLDLLHLRKPFMSRNEIMEFIRNIDSGFRKRLVLCSHYELAEQFDISRLHFRETDRKNHRQISFTGKIISTSVHDMETFNELDKSWAYAFVSPVFPSISKKGYGGHSTVLPEVKKRSNPYVQLVALGGITQYNIQDIFENGADGAALLGAIWENEEPLQVFRSCRQAIRQM from the coding sequence ATGATCATCGTTATCACACCCGAAAAAAATGTAAATAAAGAAACTGAAATCATCAATGGATTGTTTCGGGAAGGGCTGGATCTGCTTCATCTGAGGAAACCCTTTATGTCCCGGAATGAAATAATGGAATTTATCCGGAATATAGATTCAGGATTCCGTAAACGGTTGGTCTTGTGCAGCCATTATGAACTGGCGGAACAATTTGATATTTCAAGGCTTCATTTCAGGGAAACCGACCGGAAGAATCATCGGCAAATTTCTTTTACAGGGAAAATTATTTCAACATCCGTTCATGATATGGAAACGTTTAATGAATTGGATAAAAGCTGGGCATATGCATTTGTCAGTCCGGTATTCCCGAGTATTTCCAAAAAAGGATACGGAGGACATTCAACGGTTTTACCTGAAGTTAAAAAACGAAGCAACCCGTATGTGCAGTTGGTTGCCCTGGGAGGGATTACTCAATATAATATTCAGGATATTTTCGAAAACGGGGCAGACGGTGCCGCTTTATTGGGAGCCATCTGGGAAAATGAGGAACCTTTGCAGGTTTTCAGATCTTGCAGGCAGGCAATCCGGCAAATGTGA
- a CDS encoding RluA family pseudouridine synthase, whose translation MEEQIVYEDNHLLVINKKVGQLVQGDKTGDESLLDTIKNFIKKRDGKPGNVFLGLVHRIDRPTSGLVIYAKTSKALSRLTQMVKNREIKKTYWAVVAKEMIPQSRRLVHYLQKNEKNNKAIVFTKVTEGAKEAVLTYNIIKSLDNYLLLEIDLETGRHHQIRAQLSKTGVPIKGDLKYGAPRSNPDGGINLHARKLEFIHPVTKENVEITAPVPQNDAIWKACEEL comes from the coding sequence ATGGAGGAACAGATTGTATATGAAGATAATCACCTTCTGGTGATCAATAAAAAAGTCGGGCAGCTTGTACAAGGTGATAAAACAGGCGATGAGTCTCTGCTCGACACCATTAAGAATTTTATAAAAAAGAGGGATGGCAAGCCGGGAAATGTGTTTCTGGGTTTGGTTCACCGTATTGACAGGCCGACTTCCGGTTTAGTGATTTACGCCAAGACATCCAAAGCACTGTCCCGCTTGACACAGATGGTGAAAAACCGTGAAATTAAAAAAACATATTGGGCCGTGGTGGCAAAAGAAATGATTCCGCAAAGCCGAAGGCTGGTCCATTATCTTCAGAAAAATGAAAAAAACAATAAAGCTATTGTTTTTACAAAAGTAACGGAGGGCGCTAAAGAGGCAGTTCTTACTTATAATATCATTAAAAGCCTGGACAATTATCTTTTGCTGGAAATTGACTTGGAAACCGGCAGGCATCACCAGATCAGGGCACAGCTGTCAAAAACCGGGGTTCCGATTAAAGGAGATTTAAAATACGGCGCACCCCGCTCCAATCCGGACGGCGGTATTAATCTTCACGCCAGAAAGCTGGAGTTCATTCATCCCGTTACCAAAGAAAATGTAGAAATTACAGCTCCCGTTCCGCAGAATGATGCGATCTGGAAAGCTTGTGAAGAGCTATGA
- a CDS encoding glycoside hydrolase family 19 protein → MLTLGQLKEATCSKSTYASKFLPYVIDTCDKFSINTPSRMLNFLAQVGHESGGLFYTEELASGSAYEGRADLGNTQKGDGIKFKGRGLIQITGRANYKAVSAALGTDFILNLTLLGGKNVTKCSDVQLKNAAASAGWFWNNRKLNALADQIDIIKSIDAGNNLVVFKKITKVINGGYNGLLDRLNRYKAGLSYFL, encoded by the coding sequence ATGCTTACACTTGGACAACTCAAAGAAGCTACGTGTTCCAAATCAACATATGCCTCTAAATTCTTACCGTATGTTATAGATACGTGCGATAAATTTTCGATCAATACACCTTCCAGGATGCTTAACTTTTTGGCACAGGTAGGGCATGAAAGCGGCGGTTTGTTTTATACTGAAGAATTGGCAAGTGGAAGCGCTTATGAAGGAAGGGCTGATTTGGGGAATACCCAAAAAGGAGATGGTATTAAATTTAAAGGGCGCGGCCTGATACAGATCACAGGAAGAGCCAATTATAAAGCAGTTTCTGCGGCTTTAGGAACAGATTTTATCCTCAATCTGACATTGCTCGGCGGGAAGAATGTAACAAAATGCAGCGATGTTCAGTTAAAAAATGCAGCCGCAAGTGCAGGTTGGTTCTGGAATAACAGGAAACTAAATGCACTGGCTGATCAGATCGATATCATCAAAAGTATTGATGCCGGCAATAATCTTGTTGTTTTTAAAAAGATTACTAAAGTGATCAACGGAGGATATAATGGTTTGCTGGACAGGCTTAATCGTTACAAGGCAGGCTTATCTTATTTTCTTTAA
- a CDS encoding TonB-dependent receptor domain-containing protein: protein MKKTIITLSFLGAAFVSAQEKNTNPPTKEKQIEEITITKTKKAVEQKADRTIFDFSEQPQLNNGNVLEGIKKLPGLVSTDIAGMMYQGKILDVYLNGRPLNITSNELNSFLEGMPANSVERIEVITQPGAEFPATSGGAIMNIITNKNANKYLTATYSGNYSFTNYDKYRSRTSNSLNLNARNKIFGWQLNVGQNYRESMLDTNQNDLLISNTDRYGRGYFAKSGLTFDLGQDRLLVNYDLYHNNNDNYTLSNGDGQEKKPIVNTNPQQYTYRDFIFDASDAAHTLNTRQEAVVTYQKRFTEKTQKLDFQFGYTKSDSKFVQDNIFRDITFANTASEQRISLGNLLNNTSDMSVANFKVDYSQPVKLLDGGKVSLGGLYENQNFDTESKGITNLEYKRQTTATYLELQAKLKKFDFILGTRAENYDISGVTRYYGNNNAVIEADLLPFNKFKLFPNASVQYNLMNQVYIAANYNKKINLPSISALNPNNTTFQGPNTQVTGNPNLQPTIFDNYEIKISAFDYAFIGYSVSSAKNQVAQIIRKDGKNLFNEQINISEMKIHNFNLGLPVPFMIFSKPLSEIMKFDFNPDKINFMYLYAGYQKHEIENLNNRGFWIFNIMAQVILPKDVKLTANYSYLTPKAGYFYFTAEKPFNNSFDLTLTKKFMDNRLTVSVFANDIFNGQVMQVRSNPPLGESVYMRNKYDTRNFGLSVNYKIPTKNKLAKEDQSILKENKKEDSSGVMNQGQ from the coding sequence ATGAAAAAAACTATTATCACTTTATCTTTTCTGGGCGCAGCGTTTGTTTCCGCCCAGGAGAAGAACACAAATCCGCCAACCAAGGAAAAACAGATCGAAGAAATTACGATTACCAAGACTAAAAAAGCCGTTGAGCAGAAAGCTGACCGTACGATCTTCGATTTTTCGGAACAGCCCCAGCTGAATAACGGAAATGTCCTGGAAGGCATCAAAAAACTTCCGGGACTGGTTTCTACAGATATTGCAGGAATGATGTACCAGGGGAAAATCCTGGATGTTTACCTCAACGGGAGGCCTTTGAATATTACCTCCAATGAGCTGAATTCTTTTCTGGAAGGAATGCCTGCCAACTCGGTAGAGAGGATTGAAGTGATTACCCAGCCCGGCGCAGAGTTTCCGGCCACCTCCGGCGGAGCCATCATGAATATCATTACAAATAAAAATGCCAATAAATATTTAACTGCAACGTATTCGGGAAACTACTCTTTCACGAATTACGATAAATACAGAAGCAGGACGAGCAATTCTTTAAACCTGAACGCCAGAAATAAAATCTTCGGATGGCAGCTGAATGTGGGACAGAATTACCGGGAAAGCATGCTGGATACTAATCAGAACGACCTGTTAATAAGTAATACAGACCGGTACGGGCGGGGATATTTTGCAAAATCAGGATTAACTTTTGACCTCGGACAGGACCGTTTACTGGTCAATTATGACCTCTACCACAATAATAATGACAACTATACTTTAAGTAACGGCGACGGACAGGAGAAAAAGCCCATCGTCAATACAAACCCGCAGCAATACACCTACAGGGATTTCATTTTTGATGCATCTGATGCGGCACATACGCTCAATACAAGACAGGAAGCTGTAGTAACGTATCAGAAACGCTTCACGGAAAAAACCCAGAAACTGGACTTCCAGTTCGGATATACAAAATCTGACAGCAAGTTCGTGCAGGATAATATTTTCCGGGACATTACTTTTGCAAACACGGCCTCTGAGCAAAGGATCTCCCTTGGAAATCTGTTAAATAATACATCCGATATGAGTGTTGCCAATTTCAAAGTAGACTATTCTCAGCCGGTTAAGCTTCTGGACGGCGGAAAAGTAAGCCTGGGGGGATTGTATGAAAATCAGAATTTTGATACGGAAAGTAAAGGCATCACCAATTTAGAATATAAAAGACAAACCACCGCAACCTATCTGGAACTCCAGGCTAAACTGAAAAAGTTTGACTTTATTTTAGGAACGCGGGCCGAAAATTATGATATTTCCGGAGTTACAAGATATTACGGTAATAACAATGCCGTGATTGAAGCTGACCTTCTCCCTTTCAATAAGTTCAAGCTGTTTCCCAATGCAAGCGTACAGTATAATCTGATGAACCAGGTGTATATTGCTGCCAACTACAACAAGAAAATCAACCTGCCGAGTATTTCCGCCCTAAACCCAAATAACACAACTTTCCAGGGGCCCAATACCCAGGTTACCGGTAACCCGAACCTGCAGCCAACAATTTTTGACAATTATGAAATAAAAATATCTGCTTTCGATTACGCATTTATCGGATACAGCGTGAGTTCCGCTAAAAACCAGGTGGCACAGATCATCAGGAAAGACGGCAAAAACCTGTTTAATGAACAGATTAATATTTCAGAAATGAAGATTCATAATTTTAATCTCGGATTGCCGGTCCCGTTTATGATCTTCAGCAAACCACTGAGCGAAATCATGAAGTTTGATTTTAATCCTGACAAAATTAATTTCATGTATCTGTACGCAGGTTACCAGAAGCATGAAATTGAAAACCTGAACAACAGAGGTTTCTGGATTTTCAATATCATGGCTCAGGTAATTTTGCCGAAAGATGTTAAACTGACGGCAAACTACAGTTATCTGACCCCAAAAGCCGGCTATTTCTATTTTACTGCAGAAAAGCCTTTCAACAATTCATTCGATCTTACACTGACAAAGAAATTCATGGATAACCGACTGACGGTATCGGTCTTTGCAAATGACATTTTCAACGGGCAGGTAATGCAGGTCCGCTCGAATCCGCCTCTGGGAGAATCCGTCTATATGAGGAATAAATATGACACCCGAAACTTCGGATTATCGGTCAATTATAAAATTCCGACGAAAAACAAACTGGCCAAAGAGGACCAGAGTATTCTGAAAGAAAACAAAAAGGAAGACAGCAGCGGCGTGATGAACCAAGGCCAGTAA
- a CDS encoding DUF1345 domain-containing protein translates to MTKITTNESIFLRISPLKRAAISLFAAALVFFLIFRLNLKPLILLIFCWLSFSLVFLFLDWQVILHRKVDDIRKKARADDGNAVFVFTTIIVASFASMFAMFFLVTSKDKLVQKEIYFLPVVLCAMILSWILVQTQYIFHYAREYYDEDASGRKEEIGGLEFPKEDKNEPYHPDYMDFAYYSFCMGCTFQVSDVSITSRNLRKITMIHGLLAFFMNTFVVALTINLVAGLNG, encoded by the coding sequence ATGACAAAAATTACAACCAACGAAAGCATTTTTTTACGCATAAGCCCTTTAAAAAGAGCCGCTATAAGTCTTTTTGCTGCGGCGTTGGTTTTCTTTTTGATTTTCAGGCTGAACCTTAAACCGCTCATCCTGCTTATTTTCTGCTGGCTGTCTTTTTCCCTGGTCTTTCTTTTTCTGGATTGGCAGGTGATTCTCCACAGGAAAGTGGATGACATCCGTAAAAAAGCCAGGGCCGATGACGGAAATGCTGTCTTTGTTTTTACCACCATTATCGTTGCCTCTTTTGCAAGTATGTTTGCCATGTTTTTTCTGGTCACTTCCAAAGACAAGCTGGTACAGAAAGAAATCTATTTCCTTCCGGTTGTACTCTGTGCCATGATCCTGTCATGGATTCTCGTACAGACGCAGTACATCTTTCATTATGCCCGGGAATATTATGATGAGGATGCTTCCGGCAGAAAAGAGGAAATCGGTGGCCTGGAGTTTCCGAAAGAAGACAAAAACGAACCATACCATCCCGATTATATGGATTTTGCCTATTACTCGTTCTGCATGGGCTGCACCTTCCAGGTTTCTGACGTCAGCATTACTTCCAGGAATTTAAGAAAAATAACCATGATCCACGGACTGCTTGCTTTCTTCATGAATACTTTTGTGGTGGCGCTCACCATTAACCTGGTAGCAGGGCTCAATGGTTAA
- a CDS encoding thiazole synthase, with protein MNNQTLTIADRTFESRLFLGTGKFGNLSEMTSAIIASGSEMVTMALKRMDSRSSDDDLLSALRPAKTHLLPNTSGARTAKEAVLAAQLAREALETNWVKLEIHPDPKYLLPDPIETLYATEELAKLGFIVMPYIHADPVLCKRLEDAGTAVVMPLGAPIGTNKGLRTLDFLEIIISQSNVPVVVDAGIGAPSDAAKAMEMGADAVLVNTAIAVAGNPVSMALAFKEGVIAGRRAFESGLGAIAEHAEASSPLTSFLFD; from the coding sequence ATGAATAATCAGACACTAACCATCGCAGACAGAACTTTTGAATCGAGGCTGTTCCTGGGAACGGGAAAATTCGGTAACCTCTCGGAAATGACCAGTGCCATCATTGCTTCAGGAAGTGAAATGGTCACCATGGCATTAAAACGCATGGACTCCCGATCGTCAGATGATGATCTGCTGAGTGCATTAAGACCGGCTAAAACGCATCTCCTACCCAATACTTCAGGAGCAAGAACAGCCAAAGAAGCTGTGCTTGCGGCACAGTTGGCAAGAGAAGCCCTGGAAACCAACTGGGTAAAGCTGGAAATCCATCCGGATCCGAAATATCTTTTGCCTGATCCTATTGAAACATTGTATGCAACGGAAGAGCTGGCAAAGCTGGGGTTTATCGTGATGCCTTACATTCATGCAGATCCGGTACTGTGCAAACGGCTTGAAGATGCCGGAACAGCAGTAGTTATGCCTCTCGGAGCACCGATCGGCACCAATAAAGGCCTGAGGACACTGGATTTTTTAGAAATTATCATCAGCCAGAGCAATGTTCCCGTAGTAGTGGATGCCGGTATCGGGGCACCTTCCGATGCGGCAAAAGCAATGGAGATGGGAGCGGATGCGGTTCTGGTAAATACGGCCATTGCAGTAGCCGGCAATCCGGTAAGCATGGCTCTGGCCTTTAAAGAAGGTGTAATTGCCGGAAGAAGGGCTTTTGAATCCGGCCTGGGAGCGATTGCAGAACATGCGGAAGCATCAAGCCCGCTGACGTCTTTTCTGTTTGATTAA
- the thiH gene encoding 2-iminoacetate synthase ThiH gives MENFRNFFEKYRWGEVKEKLEKVTLPDVERSLYKKNKTIEDFLNLISPVASQKLEVMAKITQQLTQKRFGKTIQLYAPLYLSNECQNICTYCGFSLDNSIKRKTLSNTELMIEGTVLKSMGVNHVLLVSGEANKTVGIDYFLNAVRLLKPHFANISIEVQPLSEEEYRQLHDAGVNAVLVYQETYHQEVYKAYHPKGKKSNFNFRLETPDRIGKAGIHKMGLGVLLGLEDWRTDSFFNAFHIDYLQKKYWKSKFSVSFPRLRPAEGMIEPNFIMSDKDLLQLICAYRIWNEDLEISISTRESEKFRDHIISLGATAMSAASKTNPGGYAVDKESLEQFETSDERSMEEIKNVIRKAGYDPVMKDWDAVYSGIQI, from the coding sequence ATGGAGAATTTTAGAAATTTTTTTGAAAAATACCGGTGGGGTGAGGTAAAAGAGAAACTTGAAAAAGTAACCTTGCCGGATGTTGAAAGAAGCCTTTACAAGAAAAATAAAACAATTGAGGATTTTCTGAACCTTATTTCCCCTGTAGCCTCACAAAAGCTGGAAGTGATGGCAAAAATAACGCAGCAGCTCACTCAAAAACGATTCGGGAAGACAATTCAGTTATATGCCCCGTTGTATCTAAGTAATGAATGCCAGAACATTTGTACCTACTGCGGTTTCAGTCTGGATAATTCCATTAAAAGAAAGACGCTTTCCAATACGGAATTAATGATTGAAGGAACCGTTTTGAAATCAATGGGCGTAAATCATGTTTTACTGGTGAGCGGTGAAGCGAATAAAACAGTTGGAATTGATTACTTTTTGAACGCTGTGCGTCTGCTGAAACCACATTTCGCTAATATATCCATCGAGGTCCAGCCTTTGTCAGAAGAAGAATACCGGCAGCTTCACGATGCAGGCGTAAATGCTGTTCTGGTGTATCAGGAAACTTATCATCAGGAAGTATATAAAGCATATCATCCGAAGGGAAAGAAGTCGAATTTCAATTTCCGTCTGGAAACACCTGACAGAATTGGGAAAGCAGGAATTCATAAAATGGGGCTGGGTGTTCTGCTGGGCTTAGAAGACTGGCGGACAGACAGTTTTTTTAATGCGTTCCACATTGATTATCTTCAAAAGAAGTATTGGAAAAGTAAATTTTCCGTTTCATTTCCGAGGCTCCGGCCCGCAGAAGGAATGATTGAACCGAATTTTATAATGTCAGATAAAGATTTATTGCAATTGATCTGCGCATACCGAATCTGGAACGAGGATTTGGAGATTTCCATCTCCACGAGAGAAAGCGAAAAGTTCCGGGATCATATCATTTCACTGGGAGCAACAGCAATGAGTGCAGCGTCTAAAACCAATCCCGGCGGATATGCCGTTGACAAAGAATCTCTGGAACAGTTTGAAACCAGTGATGAAAGAAGCATGGAAGAAATTAAAAACGTCATCCGGAAAGCCGGATATGATCCGGTAATGAAGGACTGGGATGCTGTTTATAGCGGAATTCAAATTTAA
- a CDS encoding HesA/MoeB/ThiF family protein — protein sequence MKKEDVFARYSRQVFIKEIGLEGQRKIMGSKVLVVGAGGLGSPVIQYLAAAGTGILGVADFDKVELHNLNRQVIHNENSVGKSKVKSAEAFVKNLNHQIDFIAIEKKITADNAEEILSRFDLIIDGSDNFSTRYLINDTCVKLGKPLVYGSILGFSGQVAVFNCNGSRNLRDIFPEPPFEEDIPDCDSLGVLGALPGIVGSMMAGLALSIITDLPLPLNRLTLIDTSDWTFQTVGF from the coding sequence ATGAAAAAAGAAGATGTTTTTGCACGGTACAGCCGGCAGGTTTTCATTAAAGAAATCGGATTGGAAGGACAGCGGAAGATTATGGGATCCAAAGTACTGGTTGTCGGGGCAGGAGGGCTGGGAAGCCCTGTCATTCAATACCTGGCAGCAGCAGGAACCGGAATTTTGGGAGTGGCGGATTTTGATAAGGTGGAATTGCATAATTTAAACCGGCAGGTTATCCATAACGAAAATTCAGTTGGAAAATCAAAAGTGAAAAGCGCAGAAGCTTTTGTGAAGAATCTTAATCACCAGATTGATTTCATTGCAATCGAAAAAAAAATTACCGCTGATAATGCTGAAGAAATCCTCTCCCGGTTCGATCTTATTATTGATGGTTCTGATAACTTTTCAACAAGATACCTGATTAATGATACCTGTGTGAAGTTGGGGAAACCTCTGGTGTACGGAAGTATTTTGGGATTTTCAGGCCAGGTCGCTGTTTTTAACTGTAACGGGAGCCGGAACCTGAGGGATATTTTTCCGGAGCCGCCTTTTGAAGAGGACATTCCCGATTGTGACAGTCTGGGTGTCCTGGGAGCCCTGCCGGGAATCGTGGGAAGCATGATGGCCGGTTTAGCCCTGAGCATCATAACGGATCTGCCTCTGCCTTTGAACCGGCTGACATTAATTGACACATCGGACTGGACCTTTCAGACGGTCGGTTTTTAA
- the thiS gene encoding sulfur carrier protein ThiS, translating into MELTINHTQKKFDVLPENLEALMAMEIPEKKKGIAVALNNRIIPQSSWPETILRNKDSILIITATQGG; encoded by the coding sequence ATGGAGCTCACAATCAACCACACCCAGAAAAAGTTTGATGTACTTCCGGAAAACCTGGAAGCATTAATGGCTATGGAAATACCCGAAAAGAAAAAAGGGATTGCCGTAGCGCTCAACAACCGTATAATTCCGCAGTCATCCTGGCCGGAAACCATTCTCAGAAACAAAGATTCAATCTTAATCATCACCGCTACCCAAGGCGGATAA
- the thiC gene encoding phosphomethylpyrimidine synthase ThiC yields the protein MAHNITRSPFPNSKKIYVEGNIHPIHVAMREIHLSPTKLTNGTLVENLPVTVYDTSGPYTDEDSEINIEKGLPRIREQWISDRNDTEVLGGITSDYGKARLADAKLDELRFSYNHKPKVSKAGKEITQLYYARQGIITPEMEYIAIRENQRIEQLDCVSKDMAAQHPGNSFGAKTPKSKITPEFVRDEIAAGRAIIPNNINHPESEPMIIGRNFLVKINANIGNSAVSSGIEEEVEKAVWACRWGADTIMDLSTGKNIHETREWIIRNSPVPIGTVPVYQALEKVKGVAEDLTWEIFKDTLIEQAEQGVSYFTIHAGVLLRYIHLTANRVTGIVSRGGSIMAKWCLFHHKENFLYTHFEEICEIMKKYDVAFSLGDGLRPGSIADANDEAQFAELETLGELTKIAWKHNVQVMVEGPGHVPMHMIKENMEKQLEVCAEAPFYTLGPLTTDIAPGYDHITSGIGAAMIGWFGCAMLCYVTPKEHLGLPNKEDVKTGVITYKLAAHAADLAKGHPGAQYRDNALSKARFEFRWEDQFNLSLDPETARSYHDETLPADGAKVAHFCSMCGPKFCSMKITQEIRESAEKGMFDKSREFIESGKEIYI from the coding sequence ATGGCTCATAACATTACACGTTCACCGTTTCCGAACTCAAAAAAAATCTATGTTGAAGGGAATATTCATCCGATTCATGTAGCAATGCGGGAAATACATTTAAGTCCGACCAAACTTACCAACGGCACATTAGTAGAGAATCTGCCTGTTACGGTATACGATACTTCCGGGCCTTACACCGATGAAGATTCAGAAATCAATATTGAAAAAGGCCTTCCGAGAATCAGGGAACAATGGATTTCAGACAGAAATGATACAGAAGTTTTGGGTGGAATTACTTCCGACTATGGAAAAGCCCGTTTAGCAGATGCAAAACTGGATGAACTGCGTTTTTCCTACAATCATAAACCCAAGGTTTCCAAAGCCGGGAAAGAAATTACCCAGCTGTATTATGCCAGGCAGGGCATCATCACGCCTGAAATGGAATACATTGCCATCCGGGAAAATCAACGGATCGAACAATTGGATTGCGTTTCAAAAGACATGGCTGCCCAGCATCCGGGAAACAGCTTTGGAGCAAAAACTCCGAAAAGCAAGATTACGCCTGAATTCGTACGGGACGAAATTGCAGCAGGAAGGGCCATTATCCCTAACAATATCAATCATCCGGAAAGCGAGCCGATGATTATCGGGCGGAACTTTCTGGTCAAAATCAATGCGAATATCGGAAACAGTGCCGTTTCATCAGGCATTGAAGAAGAAGTGGAGAAAGCAGTCTGGGCGTGCCGGTGGGGCGCAGATACGATTATGGATCTGTCCACCGGAAAAAACATCCACGAAACCAGGGAATGGATCATCAGAAACAGCCCGGTTCCGATCGGTACCGTCCCGGTTTATCAGGCACTGGAAAAAGTAAAAGGCGTTGCCGAGGACCTGACGTGGGAAATTTTTAAAGATACATTGATCGAACAGGCAGAACAGGGTGTTTCTTATTTCACCATTCACGCCGGGGTTTTGCTGAGGTATATCCACCTGACCGCAAACCGTGTGACGGGAATTGTTTCCAGAGGCGGTTCAATCATGGCGAAATGGTGCCTGTTTCATCATAAAGAAAATTTTCTGTACACACATTTCGAGGAAATCTGCGAGATCATGAAAAAATACGATGTTGCCTTTTCTCTGGGAGACGGCCTTCGCCCGGGATCCATTGCCGATGCGAATGATGAAGCCCAGTTTGCCGAACTGGAAACTTTAGGTGAACTGACAAAAATTGCATGGAAACACAATGTGCAGGTAATGGTTGAGGGTCCCGGCCACGTCCCGATGCACATGATCAAAGAAAATATGGAAAAGCAGCTGGAAGTCTGTGCCGAAGCTCCTTTTTATACATTAGGACCTTTGACAACGGATATTGCTCCGGGTTACGACCATATTACGTCAGGAATCGGGGCCGCGATGATTGGCTGGTTCGGTTGTGCGATGTTGTGTTACGTAACGCCGAAAGAACATTTGGGGCTTCCGAATAAAGAAGATGTAAAAACAGGCGTGATTACCTATAAGCTGGCTGCTCATGCGGCAGACTTGGCAAAAGGGCACCCCGGAGCACAGTACAGAGACAATGCTTTGAGCAAAGCCAGGTTTGAATTCCGCTGGGAAGACCAGTTTAATTTATCGCTGGATCCTGAAACCGCAAGGTCTTATCATGATGAGACGCTTCCGGCAGACGGAGCGAAGGTAGCGCATTTCTGTTCAATGTGCGGACCGAAATTCTGTTCCATGAAAATCACCCAGGAAATCCGTGAATCTGCAGAAAAAGGAATGTTTGATAAATCCCGGGAATTCATTGAAAGCGGGAAGGAAATTTATATATGA